In one window of Musa acuminata AAA Group cultivar baxijiao chromosome BXJ3-2, Cavendish_Baxijiao_AAA, whole genome shotgun sequence DNA:
- the LOC135630959 gene encoding transcription factor ILI6-like gives MSSRRSRSRQMSSSRITDEQINDLLTKLQAVLPEAHLRSTDRVSAAKVLQDTCNYIRSLHREVDDLSERLSELLANNDINSAQAAIIRSLLR, from the exons ATGTCGAGCAGGAGGTCTCGGTCAAGGCAGATGAGCTCGTCGAGGATCACCGACGAGCAGATCAATGATCTGCTGACGAAGTTGCAAGCTGTGCTCCCCGAGGCCCATCTTCGCAGCACCGACAGG GTGTCAGCAGCCAAAGTCCTGCAGGATACCTGCAACTACATCCGGAGCTTGCACCGGGAGGTGGACGACCTGAGCGAGAGGCTCTCCGAGTTGCTTGCCAACAACGACATTAACAGTGCTCAAGCCGCGATCATCAGGAGCCTGCTTAGGTGA